One region of Intestinimonas massiliensis (ex Afouda et al. 2020) genomic DNA includes:
- a CDS encoding ABC transporter substrate-binding protein, giving the protein MKKFRVLSLALVAAMCFSLLAGCGGGSSASPSPSASAPAASQPAETGSTGESGEITIALITNTTGDYAQYGIPVHNGAKLYIDQLNANGGINGKTIKVLEYDDKADGIETVNAFNLAMDNGITAVIGSVLTGATIALADATYEVNMPQITASATAAGVTMIDPEDENSEIRTNVFRSCFIDPFQGEKMADYAYNKLGARTAGILFETGNDYSEGLKDAFVEKAAELGLEVVATEAFATGDKDYKAQMTNIASKNPDVVFCPIYYGEAGLAITQGRQAGITATFLGGDGFGGIRDYASPEDLEGTVYCSGYAPGTESVAQFEADYQATYGEPVPNMFAPLAYDAAMLMCNALKSAEDAGLTAGTDEYKQAVIDALAANDGTEGITGSYTFDPYNNPIKSAAMIQLQGGEEKFTELY; this is encoded by the coding sequence ATGAAGAAGTTCCGTGTTTTGTCTCTTGCTCTCGTGGCTGCCATGTGCTTCTCCCTGCTGGCCGGCTGCGGCGGCGGTAGCTCCGCCAGCCCCTCGCCGTCCGCCTCGGCTCCCGCGGCGTCTCAGCCTGCCGAGACCGGCTCCACCGGCGAGAGCGGTGAGATCACCATCGCCCTGATCACCAACACCACCGGCGACTATGCCCAGTATGGCATTCCGGTCCATAACGGCGCCAAGCTGTACATTGATCAGCTCAACGCCAACGGCGGCATCAACGGCAAGACCATCAAGGTCCTGGAGTATGATGACAAGGCCGACGGCATCGAGACCGTCAACGCCTTCAACCTGGCCATGGACAACGGCATCACCGCCGTCATCGGCTCCGTGCTCACCGGCGCCACCATCGCCCTGGCCGATGCCACCTACGAGGTCAACATGCCCCAGATCACCGCCTCCGCCACCGCGGCCGGCGTGACCATGATCGACCCCGAGGACGAAAACAGCGAGATCCGCACCAACGTGTTCCGCTCCTGCTTCATCGACCCCTTCCAGGGCGAGAAGATGGCTGACTACGCCTACAACAAGCTGGGCGCCAGGACCGCGGGCATCCTCTTCGAGACCGGCAACGACTACTCTGAGGGCCTGAAGGACGCCTTTGTGGAGAAGGCCGCCGAGCTGGGCCTGGAGGTGGTGGCCACCGAGGCCTTTGCCACCGGTGACAAGGATTACAAGGCCCAGATGACCAACATCGCCTCCAAGAACCCCGACGTGGTGTTCTGCCCCATTTACTACGGTGAGGCCGGCCTGGCCATCACCCAGGGCCGTCAGGCTGGGATCACCGCCACCTTCCTGGGCGGCGACGGCTTCGGCGGCATCAGGGACTACGCTTCTCCCGAGGATCTGGAGGGCACCGTCTACTGCTCCGGCTACGCCCCCGGTACCGAGTCCGTGGCTCAGTTCGAGGCCGACTACCAGGCCACCTATGGCGAGCCTGTGCCCAACATGTTTGCCCCTCTGGCCTATGACGCCGCCATGCTGATGTGCAATGCCCTGAAGTCCGCTGAGGACGCCGGCCTCACCGCCGGTACCGACGAGTATAAACAGGCCGTCATTGACGCTCTGGCCGCCAACGACGGCACGGAGGGCATCACCGGCTCCTACACCTTCGATCCGTACAACAATCCCATCAAGTCCGCCGCCATGATCCAGCTCCAGGGCGGCGAGGAGAAATTCACCGAGCTGTACTAA
- the ymfI gene encoding elongation factor P 5-aminopentanone reductase: protein MKEMKTALITGGSRGIGAATARTLARAGYAVAINYHHSRREAEDLAAELAAEGRPALAVQADVSDPEQVRRMVDNVLDKFCQLDILVCNAGVASQGLLCETSDADWRRLMGVDLDGVFYCCRAVYRHMVARKTGRIVTVSSMWGRSGASCEAAYSAAKAGVIGLTKALARELGPSGITVNCVAPGVIDTDMNAHLPPGDLAVLAEETPLGRLGAPEEVARAVLFLASEGADFITGQVLGVDGGFLI from the coding sequence GTGAAGGAAATGAAAACGGCATTGATTACCGGCGGCAGCCGGGGCATAGGCGCCGCCACGGCCCGGACGCTTGCCCGGGCGGGCTACGCGGTAGCCATCAACTATCACCACTCCCGACGGGAGGCAGAGGACCTGGCGGCGGAGCTGGCGGCGGAGGGCCGCCCAGCTCTGGCGGTGCAGGCCGACGTCTCCGACCCGGAGCAGGTCCGGCGTATGGTTGACAATGTGTTGGATAAATTTTGTCAACTTGACATTTTGGTATGCAACGCAGGGGTGGCCTCCCAGGGACTTTTGTGTGAAACAAGTGATGCAGATTGGCGCAGGCTGATGGGAGTGGACCTGGACGGAGTATTCTATTGCTGCCGGGCAGTCTACCGCCATATGGTGGCGCGCAAGACGGGGCGCATTGTCACCGTCTCTTCCATGTGGGGGCGCTCCGGGGCCTCCTGTGAGGCGGCCTATTCCGCCGCCAAAGCGGGCGTCATAGGGCTAACCAAGGCCCTGGCCCGGGAGTTGGGGCCCTCCGGCATCACGGTGAACTGCGTGGCGCCGGGGGTCATTGACACCGACATGAATGCCCATCTGCCTCCCGGGGACCTGGCCGTTTTGGCGGAGGAGACCCCTTTGGGCCGCCTCGGCGCCCCGGAGGAGGTGGCACGGGCAGTGCTGTTCTTGGCCTCCGAGGGGGCGGATTTTATTACCGGACAGGTGCTGGGCGTGGACGGCGGCTTTCTGATCTGA
- a CDS encoding alpha/beta hydrolase, whose amino-acid sequence MRTRVWSRWELDPHLPEAATELRMTEFPAAGEESEWSVLLLPGGAYRMTAPREGAPVAAAFAAAGIHAWVLDYSVAPDRWPQPFLEAGAALARIRRGRGGRVAVCGFSAGGHLAGCLANLWGSPVLEERLGLRPAEARPDAAILGYPVVTAGAFGAADCFRTLTGADDMAEIPPELSLENSVTAGNPPAFLWCTGTDDRVPAENTLLYVAALRRAGVPFELHLYPDGPHAMALADRRTQGRPEQQDPHVATWFPLCLEWLKGL is encoded by the coding sequence GTGAGGACGCGCGTCTGGAGCCGTTGGGAGCTGGACCCACACCTGCCGGAGGCGGCTACGGAGCTCCGCATGACCGAATTTCCGGCGGCGGGGGAAGAAAGCGAGTGGAGTGTGCTCCTGCTGCCCGGCGGGGCCTATCGGATGACGGCTCCCCGGGAGGGGGCACCGGTGGCTGCCGCCTTTGCGGCGGCCGGAATCCACGCCTGGGTGCTGGACTACAGTGTGGCGCCCGACCGCTGGCCTCAGCCCTTTCTGGAGGCTGGGGCGGCTTTGGCGCGCATCCGGAGAGGACGGGGCGGCCGGGTGGCGGTGTGCGGCTTTTCCGCCGGAGGCCATCTGGCAGGCTGTCTGGCCAACCTCTGGGGCAGTCCTGTGCTGGAGGAGCGCCTGGGCCTGCGCCCGGCGGAGGCCCGACCGGACGCGGCCATCCTCGGCTACCCGGTCGTCACCGCCGGGGCGTTCGGGGCTGCAGACTGCTTCCGCACGTTGACGGGAGCGGACGACATGGCGGAGATACCGCCGGAGCTCTCGCTGGAGAACAGCGTGACCGCCGGAAATCCCCCCGCGTTTCTTTGGTGTACCGGGACCGATGACCGGGTTCCGGCGGAAAACACCCTGCTCTATGTGGCGGCGCTGCGTCGGGCGGGGGTCCCCTTTGAACTGCACCTCTACCCCGACGGCCCTCACGCCATGGCCCTGGCCGACCGGCGGACGCAGGGGCGGCCGGAGCAGCAGGACCCCCATGTGGCCACCTGGTTCCCCCTGTGCCTGGAGTGGCTGAAAGGACTGTGA